A stretch of Gammaproteobacteria bacterium DNA encodes these proteins:
- a CDS encoding type IV toxin-antitoxin system AbiEi family antitoxin domain-containing protein produces MGDSKNEKLNRLLETLGDTTLVSSRWLRAHGYPSNLVARYMAGGWLQSPTRGVYLRKGGKPTWEGLLRALQRLEQLPLHVGGRFALARQGHEHYLRLGESATLTLYGPAKLPAWATKLTLRERVQACGKGPFDWPALSFGPDTLDGTLNAQGLERASEDTGAAGVAFSTPERAILELCDETPDSALVHEVNALMQGLSTLRPQLVSELLQHCDSVKAKRLFLALADRHRHAWLAHVTLQNVDLGSGKRVLVPGGKLNAKYQITLPADLDEQLG; encoded by the coding sequence ATGGGTGACTCAAAAAACGAAAAGCTAAACCGACTTCTGGAGACCCTCGGGGACACGACCCTGGTCTCCAGCCGGTGGCTGCGCGCCCACGGTTACCCGAGCAACCTGGTCGCCCGCTACATGGCGGGCGGCTGGCTGCAGTCCCCCACGCGTGGAGTCTACCTCCGCAAGGGCGGCAAACCGACCTGGGAAGGGCTCCTGCGAGCCCTGCAGCGCCTGGAACAGCTGCCGCTCCACGTCGGCGGCCGATTCGCATTGGCCCGCCAGGGCCATGAGCACTACCTGCGCCTTGGCGAGTCTGCGACCCTGACCCTGTATGGCCCGGCGAAGCTGCCGGCCTGGGCAACCAAACTGACACTCCGCGAGCGCGTGCAGGCATGCGGCAAAGGGCCGTTCGACTGGCCGGCGCTCTCCTTCGGCCCCGATACACTCGATGGAACCTTGAACGCACAGGGGCTCGAACGCGCATCGGAGGACACGGGCGCGGCCGGCGTCGCGTTCTCCACTCCCGAGCGGGCAATACTGGAACTGTGCGACGAGACACCAGACAGCGCGCTGGTGCACGAAGTGAATGCCCTGATGCAGGGACTCTCTACGCTCCGGCCGCAGCTCGTCAGCGAGTTGCTGCAGCACTGCGACAGCGTCAAGGCAAAGCGGCTGTTCCTCGCCCTCGCCGATCGGCATCGTCACGCGTGGCTTGCGCATGTGACCTTGCAGAACGTGGATCTCGGCAGCGGCAAGCGCGTCCTCGTCCCGGGCGGCAAGCTGAACGCCAAATATCAGATAACGCTGCCCGCCGACCTCGATGAACAACTGGGATAA